ACAGAAAGCAACTCGACAGGCGTAAAGGCAACTGCATGATAAAAGCGATCGGAGCGATTGCCAGTAATCAAAGACAAAACTCCAAACACACTATTTTCACGTAATAGGGCAACAGTAATTTCTTCACCTGCTTCATAAACTCTAGAAAGTTTTACAGCACCCTTAACCAAAAAGTAAAAACGTTCAGCAGGATCGCCAGGAAAAAAAATCGTCTTACCGCGTTCAAACGTTTCCGTCATGGGTGGGAACATCCCCCCATTCATTTCGCGAAAGACTTCAACAAGAGCACGGTCAGCCAATCTTATATATCCTCTTTAACCAAAAACAAAACAATATATAAAGCATCATTTATACCTATTCTAAAAATGAAGTTGCCATTTTTAGAACATCAAAACCTTGCTGGGTTTGATTTTTAATTCTTGAAAGTGCTACTACACTTTCGAGAATTGGTATTAGATTTTATTCAGACGAGAAAACAGACAATCTATCAAAAAATCGTAATCAATTGCGATCACCAATCTTTAGAAAAGTATCAGCAACTTTAATTATGAAACTAATTTTGGGATTTTCAACACCTAAAGTGCCGAAAATCCCAAAATTAGTTGTGATGGAAGCCTATTGATAGAGGGTCTTTATCACAAATAATGACAATTGCATGGAAAGTACGTCAGCAAACAATCGAGTGGAGTGACATATGTTGATTTGCATCTAAATGTACAAAGATAATCTACATGTAGATCGCTTGTACATTCACTTAAAATCATGACTATATAAAGCCTTTAAAACTCCTTTAATTCGTCAAAATAGGTCATAACTTTAGAAAGTTTGTCTAGCAATTGATATGAGTATTCTCACTTAAACTTACTACATAATTGCAATTTGTATCATACTGCACATTTTCTTGAATTAAGTATGATTGCGAAAATGATTACGAAATAAAAACTGACATATTCAAGAAATAAATGGCGATCGCTATCTAAACATGCTACTTACCGAAGTATCTTCGTGAACACGCCAGATTGTCTCACCTAAGAGGTCAGCAACTGATAGTACCCGCAATTGAGGAAAGTAGTTCTCCTGTCTTACAGGTGTCGAGTTGGTGACGATTACTTCTTCAAACACGCCACTTGATAAACGATCAATCGCTGGCGGTGAAAAAATAGCATGGGTTGCGCAAGCGTAAACTTGTCGCGCCCCCTCTTTTCTCAACAGCTTAGCCGCTTCGTAAATCGTCCCAGCCGTATCAATCATGTCATCGACAAGAACAGCAGTTTTACCCGACACATCTCCAATCACATTCATCACTTCAGCCACATTATGACTCTGGCGACGCTTATCAATGATTGCTAAAGGAGCATCATCAAGTTTTTTGGCAAAAGCACGAGCACGAGCTACCCCCCCTACATCTGGTGAAACCACCACTAAGTCAGGTAGCTTCTTTTCATTGAGATAGTCAAATAAAACTGGTGAGCCATAAACATGATCGCAAGGAATATCGAAATATCCTTGGATTTGAGCTGAGTGCAAGTCCATCGCAATCACACGATCGGCTCCAGACTGCACGATTAAGTTAGCAACTAATTTCGCGGTGATAGACTCTCGTCCTGCGGTTTTGCGATCGGCGCGGGCATAGCCGTAGTAGGGCATTACTGCGGTGATCTGTCTTGCTGATGCGCGACGGCAGGCATCAATCATAATCAATAATTCAGTCAAATGGTCGTTAACAGGGCGACAGGTCGGTTGGATTAAATAAACATCACAACCCCGAATCGATTCCTGTACTTGCACGTAGACTTCCCCGTCAGCGAAATTTTTTCGCACCATAGGCCCTAGTTCTATACCTAAATAACGGGAAATCTCTTGGGCAAGTGGCAAGTTTGCTGAGCCAGCAAACAGCCTAAGTCGGTCTTCACCACTATTTAAAGAAGGTAGTCGGTGAATTCCATGCCTAGTAGTCGTTAAGTGTGTCACTGCAATTTATCAGGAGGTAACATAGCCATCATTCTATTGTCAGGCTTAATTCGCTATTCGTACTATCTGTTTATGATTAAATTAGATATTTTTTTTCAGCCAGCATGAAATAAGAGCCGTAAATTAGAAGCACAGCCTCTAAATTTATGGCTCTTATTTAGGTGGGCGGCGACGTTGTAAAAAATCGGGAATATCAAGTCCTGGCTTACTAAGCTTAATTTCAGGTTGGGAAGTACTGGGCATTGAAGAAGCTGACGTTCTTGGTTGCGGGCTAGGAGGCAGAGGTTGAACTTTTTTAGAAATTTGTGGTGGGATCGCTGGATGTGATTTGGGAGCAAAGCCAGTCGCAATTACCGTAATCCGAATCTCACCATCCATCTTGGGATCAATCACTGCACCAAATATAATATTCGCATTTTGATCAACAACTTCATAAATCGTTTCAGCTGCTGCGTTGACTTCATGCAAAGTCATGTCTTCGCCACCTGTGATGTTGAAGACAACTCCACTAGCCCCTTCGACTGAGGTTTCTAATAAAGGTGAAGAAATAGCAGTCATAGCTGCTTCTCTGGCTCTAGACTTGCCTGAGCCGATGCCAATGCCCATCATTGCTGATCCTGCATCCGCCATAATTGCGCGAATATCTGCAAAGTCAACATTAACAAGACCAGGAATCATAATAATGTCAGATATACCTTGTACTCCCTGACGCAGGATGTCATCAGCAACCCTAAATGCCTCTTGGACTGGGGTTTGCTCAGAAATCACAGAGAGTAACTTATCGTTGGGAATAACAATCAGAGTGTCAACGCGACTCTGTAACCC
The Pseudanabaena sp. BC1403 DNA segment above includes these coding regions:
- the ftsZ gene encoding cell division protein FtsZ yields the protein MTSQNDWSDLDSNGSENGEVDVQMDELSEFSNNSRLHLSHSHNRMKQQLGVDAKADNIMLGSVAKIKVIGVGGGGGNAVNRMIASDVVGVEFWSFNTDAQALLQSSASKRFQMGQKLTRGLGAGGNPAIGQKAAEESRDDIAAAVEGADLVFITAGMGGGTGTGAAPIIAEVAKEAGALTVGIVTRPFTFEGRRRGQQAEEGIAGLQSRVDTLIVIPNDKLLSVISEQTPVQEAFRVADDILRQGVQGISDIIMIPGLVNVDFADIRAIMADAGSAMMGIGIGSGKSRAREAAMTAISSPLLETSVEGASGVVFNITGGEDMTLHEVNAAAETIYEVVDQNANIIFGAVIDPKMDGEIRITVIATGFAPKSHPAIPPQISKKVQPLPPSPQPRTSASSMPSTSQPEIKLSKPGLDIPDFLQRRRPPK
- a CDS encoding ribose-phosphate pyrophosphokinase — protein: MHRLPSLNSGEDRLRLFAGSANLPLAQEISRYLGIELGPMVRKNFADGEVYVQVQESIRGCDVYLIQPTCRPVNDHLTELLIMIDACRRASARQITAVMPYYGYARADRKTAGRESITAKLVANLIVQSGADRVIAMDLHSAQIQGYFDIPCDHVYGSPVLFDYLNEKKLPDLVVVSPDVGGVARARAFAKKLDDAPLAIIDKRRQSHNVAEVMNVIGDVSGKTAVLVDDMIDTAGTIYEAAKLLRKEGARQVYACATHAIFSPPAIDRLSSGVFEEVIVTNSTPVRQENYFPQLRVLSVADLLGETIWRVHEDTSVSSMFR